From Macrobrachium nipponense isolate FS-2020 chromosome 48, ASM1510439v2, whole genome shotgun sequence, a single genomic window includes:
- the LOC135205136 gene encoding uncharacterized protein LOC135205136: protein MSDSKFAEDPIQQLWTLESVGIVDQDMSSEDKFVLEEFKNSINMVEGRHEVSLPWKVDKKQLPTNLALLRKRLNSTIHKLKQTNKYLEIYDQIIKELLSLGFTETVPEDLKLINIHYLPHLPVSTTTPIRIVFDASAWMDKQAPSLNDCLCSGPSLTSHLTDLLKFRLDPFMVSADISKAFLRVGLQPKDRDYTRFIWLKDPNNEKDLQAYRFRSVLFGATCSPFLLQSTLQHHFETYPTSPEVSFLMAKFYVDSLIGSLPTTISLYSLYKVAKEVLSDARMPLREWISNDPTFNEMITQEGDGTTEGSDLVKVLGLHWNYKTDHLSIKPPAFEEAPLTKWLLLSNLSKVFDPLGLLAPIIVRAKVLMQKV from the coding sequence ATGTCTGATAGCAAATTTGCTGAAGACCCCATCCAACAGCTTTGGACCTTAGAATCGGTAGGAATTGTTGATCAAGATATGTCATCTGAGGATAAATTTGTActggaagaattcaagaattccaTCAATATGGTTGAAGGACGACATGAGGTATCTCTCCCCTGGAAAGTCGATAAGAAACAACTCCCTACCAACTTAGCACTCCTGAGGAAAAGACTGAACAGCACTATTCACAAGttgaaacaaactaataaatatctGGAAATTTATGACCAGATCATCAAAGAACTACTGTCTCTCGGCTTCACTGAAACAGTACCAGAAGACCTCAAGTTGATCAACATACACTATTTACCCCATTTACCGGTTTCAACCACAACGCCCATTCGTATTGTATTTGATGCAAGTGCCTGGATGGACAAGCAGGCCCCTAGTCTGAATGATTGCTTATGCTCTGGCCCATCCTTGACTAGTCATCTAACCGACTTGTTGAAATTCCGTCTCGACCCATTTATGGTATCGGCAGACATCAGCAAAGCCTTCTTACGGGTAGGTCTCCAACCTAAAGATCGTGATTATACACGTTTCATCTGGCTAAAAGATCCTAACAATGAAAAGGACCTTCAAGCCTATAGGTTTAGATCAGTTCTCTTTGGAGCCACCTGCTCGCCTTTTCTACTCCAGTCAACCCTGCAGCATCACTTTGAAACCTACCCCACTTCACCTGAAGTTAGTTTCCTCATGGCCAAATTTTATGTGGACAGCTTAATTGGTTCCTTACCTACAACAATCAGCCTCTACAGTCTTTACAAGGTTGCAAAGGAAGTTCTTTCAGATGCCAGAATGCCTTTAAGAGAATGGATCAGTAATGATCCAACCTTCAACGAAATGATAACACAAGAAGGTGATGGAACAACAGAAGGCTCAGATCTTGTCAAAGTTCTAGGACTTCATTGGAACTACAAGACtgaccacttaagcataaaaccccCTGCCTTTGAAGAAGCTCCGCTTACCAAATGGCTACTTTTGAGcaacctttcaaaagtatttgacCCTCTAGGATTGCTTGCTCCCATAATTGTACGAGCCAAAGTTCTTATGCAAAAGGTCTGA